One Tamandua tetradactyla isolate mTamTet1 chromosome 19, mTamTet1.pri, whole genome shotgun sequence genomic region harbors:
- the S100P gene encoding protein S100-P, with protein sequence MTELEMAVGMIVDVFARYAGREGSRQSLTKGELKALMEKELPGFLQNGREKDAVDKLLKDLDANGDAEVDFNEFVVFVAALTSACHKYFEQAGHN encoded by the exons ATGACTGAACTGGAGATGGCTGTGGGCATGATCGTGGACGTCTTCGCCCGGTACGCGGGCAGGGAGGGCAGCAGGCAGAGCCTGACCAAGGGCGAGCTGAAGGCGCTGATGGAGAAGGAGCTCCCGGGCTTCCTGCAG aatggaagagaaaaggatgCTGTGGATAAACTTCTCAAGGACCTGGATGCCAATGGAGATGCAGAAGTAGACTTCAACGAGTTTGTGGTGTTTGTGGCTGCACTCACATCTGCCTGCCACAAGTACTTTGAGCAGGCAGGACACAACTGA
- the MRFAP1L2 gene encoding MORF4 family associated protein 1 like 2 → MRPVDVDEVREAEEDSERFLNPVLNAIREDVASLEREHVRAHLRARRKLMEIESLLDEIKSEVEASEQSAMDPGRSPGAEAEERVMKLCEKVEKKALEAALMGKRIVEIHQQIDRYECY, encoded by the coding sequence ATGCGGCCGGTGGACGTGGACGAGGTGCGAGAGGCCGAGGAGGATTCCGAGAGGTTCCTGAACCCGGTCCTCAACGCCATCCGGGAGGACGTCGCCTCCCTGGAGCGCGAGCACGTCAGGGCGCACCTGAGGGCCAGGAGGAAGCTGATGGAGATCGAGAGCCTGCTGGACGAGATCAAAAGCGAGGTGGAGGCCTCGGAGCAGAGCGCCATGGATCCCGGCCGAAGCCCGGGCGCTGAGGCCGAGGAGCGAGTGATGAAGCTGTGCGAGAAGGTGGAGAAAAAGGCCCTGGAGGCCGCGCTGATGGGCAAGAGGATAGTGGAGATTCACCAGCAGATAGACCGCTACGAGTGCTACTGA